A window of the Streptomyces sp. NBC_01351 genome harbors these coding sequences:
- a CDS encoding ABC transporter permease — MSALTLKGPYWVTVRQHRRALWALPALVAAGLAAVVALRSWAGDPYSDPMSYTGRGYGVLRMFMEYAGTSLLFLPLLVGAFVAGPMIARELESGTWRLALTQSSTAKSWLGAKVLAAATVSVLGAVALAGVYRLGWARVSGTWQLHWADRGPYEAAGPVLVAYCLLGVALGALVGQLVRRTVAAMAVTGLLTGLTLLVLGALRWSLLSAETNTIPLAGSPVELMPHSALLMDLGLVTASGQRLSENACFERTQNLTVCPADMNVTGQYADFHPVSHYWPTQLIETSIVLALAAIALYAAFRLVRVRDTAIGAGRGAA, encoded by the coding sequence ATGAGCGCGCTGACGCTGAAGGGCCCGTACTGGGTCACGGTGCGCCAGCACCGGCGCGCGCTGTGGGCGCTGCCCGCCCTCGTGGCCGCCGGGCTCGCCGCGGTGGTCGCCCTGCGCTCGTGGGCGGGCGACCCCTACTCCGACCCGATGTCGTACACGGGCCGCGGGTACGGAGTGCTGCGGATGTTCATGGAGTACGCGGGCACGAGCCTGCTGTTCCTGCCGTTGCTGGTGGGGGCCTTCGTGGCCGGACCGATGATCGCCCGCGAGCTGGAGAGCGGCACCTGGCGGCTCGCCCTCACCCAGTCGTCCACCGCGAAGTCCTGGCTCGGCGCGAAGGTCCTGGCGGCTGCGACGGTGTCGGTGCTCGGCGCGGTCGCGCTGGCCGGGGTCTACCGTCTTGGCTGGGCGCGGGTGTCCGGCACGTGGCAACTCCACTGGGCCGACCGCGGTCCGTACGAGGCCGCCGGACCGGTGCTCGTCGCCTACTGCCTGCTCGGCGTGGCCCTCGGTGCCCTCGTCGGCCAGCTGGTCCGGCGCACCGTCGCCGCCATGGCGGTCACCGGTCTCCTCACCGGCCTGACCCTGTTGGTCCTCGGCGCCCTGCGGTGGTCACTCCTTTCCGCGGAGACCAACACCATTCCCCTCGCCGGGAGCCCGGTGGAACTGATGCCCCACTCCGCCCTGCTGATGGACTTGGGACTCGTCACCGCCTCGGGGCAGCGCCTGTCCGAGAACGCCTGTTTCGAGCGGACGCAGAACCTCACGGTCTGCCCCGCCGACATGAACGTCACCGGCCAGTACGCGGACTTCCACCCGGTCTCGCACTACTGGCCGACGCAGCTCATCGAAACCTCCATCGTGCTGGCCCTGGCCGCCATCGCCCTCTACGCCGCCTTCCGGCTCGTCCGCGTCCGCGACACGGCGATCGGCGCCGGGCGAGGAGCGGCCTGA
- a CDS encoding ABC transporter ATP-binding protein, with protein MTDTVIEAEGLGLRYGRRGGWALRDCSFRLPEGRVCALVGPNGAGKSSLLAIAAGLVRPTEGTLRSTPRETLAYVGQDKPLYPQLTVGETLRMGAELNPGRWDAKTAQRIVEAGGLDPLAKVRSLSGGQRTRVALALALGKRPGLLLLDEPMADLDPLARHQLMGTLMADAADNGTSVVMSSHILTELEGACDHLLLADGGRIRLAGPIDEVSAAHRLLTGPADASAELAAHTVVETRTTGRQLTALVRLGGSVDSRTWQTARPSLEELLLAHLRSPDAPPFATDGSLTTTGVRA; from the coding sequence ATGACGGACACCGTGATCGAGGCGGAGGGCCTCGGCCTGCGCTACGGACGCCGGGGAGGCTGGGCCCTGCGGGACTGTTCCTTCCGCCTGCCCGAGGGTCGGGTGTGTGCGCTCGTAGGCCCGAACGGGGCGGGCAAGTCGAGCCTGTTGGCCATAGCGGCCGGGCTCGTTCGTCCCACCGAGGGCACCCTTCGCTCGACGCCGCGCGAGACCCTGGCGTACGTGGGCCAGGACAAGCCCCTCTACCCGCAGCTCACCGTCGGCGAGACCCTGCGCATGGGCGCCGAGCTCAACCCGGGCCGCTGGGACGCGAAGACGGCGCAGCGGATCGTCGAGGCCGGGGGGCTCGACCCCCTCGCGAAGGTACGCAGTCTCTCCGGCGGCCAGCGCACCCGCGTCGCCCTGGCGCTGGCCCTCGGCAAGCGGCCCGGCCTGCTCCTCCTGGACGAGCCGATGGCCGACCTCGACCCGCTCGCCCGGCACCAGCTCATGGGCACGCTGATGGCCGACGCGGCCGATAACGGCACCTCCGTGGTGATGTCCTCGCACATCCTCACCGAGCTGGAGGGGGCCTGCGACCACCTCCTGCTCGCCGACGGAGGCCGCATCCGCCTCGCCGGTCCCATCGACGAGGTCAGCGCGGCCCACCGGTTGCTGACCGGCCCCGCCGACGCCTCGGCCGAACTCGCCGCCCACACCGTCGTCGAGACCCGTACGACGGGTCGTCAGCTCACCGCACTCGTCAGGCTGGGGGGATCCGTCGACAGCCGGACCTGGCAGACGGCGCGCCCGTCCCTGGAGGAACTCTTGCTCGCCCATCTGCGTTCACCAGACGCCCCGCCGTTCGCCACCGACGGCTCCCTCACCACCACGGGGGTGCGGGCATGA
- a CDS encoding GntR family transcriptional regulator produces the protein MLEYRIDRRSGIATYLQIVQQTKQALRLGLLEPGDKLPTAREVVEATAINPNTVLKAYRELEREGLVEAKRGVGTFISKSLGSAPADSPLRDELADWAQRAREAGLERDDVAALFTSVLEQHFKGDGDA, from the coding sequence GTGCTGGAATACCGCATCGACCGGCGCAGCGGCATCGCCACGTACCTGCAGATCGTCCAGCAGACCAAACAGGCCCTGCGTCTGGGCTTGTTGGAACCCGGGGACAAACTGCCCACCGCGCGCGAGGTGGTGGAAGCCACCGCCATCAACCCGAACACCGTCCTCAAGGCCTATCGCGAGCTGGAACGCGAAGGACTCGTCGAGGCGAAGCGGGGCGTCGGCACCTTCATCAGCAAGTCCCTGGGCAGCGCCCCGGCGGACTCCCCGCTGCGCGACGAACTCGCCGACTGGGCGCAGCGCGCCCGGGAAGCCGGGCTGGAACGGGACGACGTGGCCGCGCTCTTCACATCCGTACTGGAACAACACTTCAAGGGGGACGGCGACGCATGA
- a CDS encoding DUF3224 domain-containing protein → MRATATFSVKAFAPTELQPEPVVTTGLPVGVATMEKHFEGEAVGRSATLFTSAFDHETGVGAYVAMESFEGSVQGREGSFNFVHSATTSGTDRTAEFFTIVPSSGTGELAGISGAGGMAVDADGTHRIWFDYQVG, encoded by the coding sequence ATGAGAGCTACGGCAACGTTCAGCGTCAAGGCATTCGCTCCCACCGAGCTGCAGCCCGAGCCGGTCGTGACCACTGGGCTGCCGGTCGGTGTCGCGACCATGGAGAAGCACTTCGAGGGGGAGGCCGTGGGGCGCTCGGCGACCCTGTTCACCTCCGCGTTCGACCATGAGACCGGCGTCGGGGCCTACGTGGCCATGGAGTCGTTCGAAGGCTCGGTGCAGGGACGCGAGGGATCCTTCAACTTCGTGCACTCGGCGACGACGTCCGGCACCGACCGCACGGCGGAGTTCTTCACCATCGTGCCGTCGAGCGGCACCGGCGAGCTGGCCGGAATATCCGGGGCCGGGGGGATGGCCGTCGACGCCGACGGCACGCATCGCATCTGGTTCGACTACCAGGTCGGCTGA
- a CDS encoding cupin domain-containing protein has translation MAARPYDRTPGPHEIPETLPDHAGRGLPGGVELYLLGPDGGIVLADREGTRELGPERDFLRFIDDGQFAHYLVGDAATSPERPSNATVKLGVVSPRSAFTPHAHGGEHFVLSLGHAACGLYDPDRGRVNEVRLAPGMLIRIPEMMPHSFANRGDAPLTILAANTGYGIDHEDYAITAAEAERRASAGLVRTGLVGHGAPAVVTAAATSTSTSTSTDYQVLAAALRDIERAQRVHGIAGTTVRERLAARLRRAATALEVRR, from the coding sequence ATGGCCGCACGACCGTACGACCGCACACCCGGACCGCACGAGATACCCGAAACCCTGCCCGACCACGCAGGCCGGGGGCTGCCCGGCGGGGTGGAGCTGTACCTGCTCGGTCCGGACGGAGGCATCGTCCTGGCAGACCGGGAGGGGACCCGGGAGCTGGGGCCGGAGCGGGACTTCCTGCGGTTCATCGACGACGGGCAGTTCGCGCACTACCTCGTGGGGGACGCCGCCACCTCGCCGGAGCGGCCCTCCAACGCCACCGTGAAGCTCGGGGTGGTGAGCCCGCGCAGTGCCTTCACCCCGCACGCGCACGGGGGCGAGCACTTCGTCCTCAGCCTCGGTCACGCCGCTTGTGGGCTCTATGACCCGGACCGCGGTCGCGTCAACGAAGTCCGGCTCGCGCCCGGCATGTTGATCCGGATTCCGGAGATGATGCCGCACTCCTTCGCGAACCGGGGTGACGCTCCGCTGACCATCCTCGCCGCCAACACGGGGTACGGGATCGACCACGAGGACTACGCGATCACCGCGGCGGAAGCCGAGCGACGGGCATCCGCCGGCCTGGTACGGACCGGCCTGGTGGGGCACGGCGCGCCGGCGGTCGTCACCGCCGCCGCCACGTCCACGTCCACGTCCACGTCCACCGATTACCAGGTGCTCGCCGCCGCACTGCGCGACATCGAGCGTGCCCAGCGGGTCCACGGCATCGCCGGCACCACCGTCCGCGAGCGGCTGGCCGCACGGCTGCGCCGGGCGGCGACCGCGCTGGAGGTCCGCCGGTGA
- a CDS encoding asparagine synthetase B family protein has product MSTKGKEPSVARFCACLADTTGQALAHLAAMGAAGPGRSPVDVPGAGMSLIPGEPGRAAGPFTAHGRTAVGEVTLHNRPLLFAALKARTAAPPPPPDCSDGELLLHCWALLGDAGVALAEGMFVLAVLDGPDLVLIRDHVGARTLYYARAGAAWAASTSLRALRRWPALGTSMNLSAVRSFLTFAYLPGEETLLTGVREVLPGRVLRLARDGRVTETVHWEPREYVEDPVPADPTDHVLALRALLEQATAARLPVAEPAAVLLSGGIDSSLVTALAAKLHTHPVHTYSISFGDDLPNELGYSGLVASHCHTRHRILNVSGAAVAARLAEAAALLDSPVGDPLTVPNLMLAEAVAADGASVVLNGEGGDPVFGGPKNLPMLVQEMHRTPGAPWDEDRATAYLRSYRKCWTDLPVLLTAPVLDALRDAPRLERHVEPYLLPEAGAGGPYAMDHLLNRLLHCNLRTKGAHHILTKVERLTSAQGVEGRSPLFDRSVIDHAFATPPGYKLRGTAEKWILKEAVRDLLPGTVVDRPKSGMRVPVQQWLTGPLRELGHELLLGRRSRQRGLFRPDTIRTWLKGEGTLLPRQGGKLWLVLTLELWLRSYDV; this is encoded by the coding sequence GTGAGCACCAAGGGAAAGGAGCCGTCCGTGGCACGCTTCTGCGCCTGCCTGGCCGACACCACGGGGCAGGCCCTTGCCCATCTGGCAGCGATGGGCGCCGCAGGACCGGGGCGCTCCCCCGTGGACGTGCCGGGCGCCGGGATGAGCCTGATCCCCGGCGAACCCGGCCGCGCCGCCGGCCCGTTCACCGCGCACGGGCGCACCGCGGTCGGTGAGGTCACCCTCCACAACCGCCCGCTGCTCTTCGCCGCCCTCAAGGCCCGGACCGCCGCTCCGCCACCACCGCCCGACTGCTCCGACGGCGAACTCCTCCTCCACTGCTGGGCCTTGCTCGGCGATGCCGGGGTCGCCCTCGCCGAGGGGATGTTCGTACTGGCCGTCCTCGACGGGCCCGACCTGGTCCTGATCCGCGACCACGTCGGCGCCCGCACCCTCTACTACGCCCGGGCCGGCGCCGCCTGGGCCGCCTCCACCTCGCTGCGGGCACTGCGCCGCTGGCCGGCCCTCGGCACGTCCATGAACCTCTCAGCCGTCCGCTCCTTCCTCACCTTCGCGTACCTGCCCGGGGAGGAGACCCTGCTCACCGGGGTCCGCGAGGTGCTGCCCGGCCGGGTGCTGCGCCTCGCCCGCGACGGGCGGGTCACCGAAACGGTCCACTGGGAGCCCCGGGAGTACGTCGAGGACCCCGTCCCGGCCGACCCCACGGACCATGTCCTGGCCCTGCGCGCCCTGTTGGAGCAGGCGACGGCGGCCCGGCTGCCGGTCGCGGAGCCCGCCGCCGTGCTGCTGTCCGGGGGCATCGACAGCTCCCTCGTCACGGCCCTGGCGGCCAAGCTCCACACGCACCCCGTCCACACGTACTCGATCAGCTTCGGCGACGACCTCCCCAACGAGCTGGGCTACTCCGGTCTGGTGGCATCCCACTGCCACACCCGGCACCGGATCCTGAACGTCTCGGGGGCGGCGGTGGCCGCGCGGCTGGCGGAGGCCGCGGCGCTGCTGGACAGTCCGGTGGGTGACCCGCTGACCGTGCCGAACCTGATGCTGGCCGAAGCCGTGGCCGCGGACGGCGCCTCGGTGGTCCTCAACGGCGAGGGCGGCGACCCCGTCTTCGGCGGACCCAAGAACCTCCCCATGCTGGTCCAGGAGATGCACCGGACTCCGGGCGCGCCGTGGGACGAGGACCGGGCGACCGCGTACCTGCGCTCGTACCGCAAGTGCTGGACGGACCTCCCCGTCCTGCTGACGGCCCCGGTCCTCGACGCCCTGCGGGACGCCCCGCGTCTGGAACGGCACGTGGAGCCGTACCTGCTGCCGGAGGCCGGCGCCGGCGGCCCGTATGCCATGGACCACCTCCTCAACCGCCTTCTCCACTGCAATCTGCGGACGAAGGGGGCGCACCACATCCTCACGAAGGTGGAGCGCCTGACGTCCGCCCAGGGCGTGGAGGGCCGCTCCCCGCTCTTCGACCGGTCGGTGATCGACCACGCCTTCGCCACCCCGCCCGGATACAAGCTCCGCGGCACGGCCGAGAAGTGGATCCTCAAGGAGGCCGTACGGGACCTGCTGCCGGGCACCGTGGTCGACCGCCCGAAGAGCGGGATGCGGGTGCCGGTCCAGCAGTGGCTGACCGGTCCGCTGCGCGAGCTCGGCCACGAACTCCTCCTCGGCCGCCGCTCCCGGCAGCGGGGCCTGTTCCGCCCGGACACCATCCGCACCTGGCTGAAGGGCGAGGGCACGCTGCTGCCGCGCCAGGGCGGAAAGCTGTGGCTGGTGCTGACGTTGGAGCTGTGGCTGAGGTCGTACGACGTATGA
- a CDS encoding aldehyde dehydrogenase family protein, translated as MNTPPTELTELTDPRTGRARGTAPLSREPEVAGAVAGARAALPGWRALTPKERGRRLDRLAALIEEHAEQYAAREQAGTGKPSAETAGELEQVADLFRFYATAARTRTAPASGQLVPGHESWVRWEPIGVVGAIVPWNYPLLMAAWRCAPALAAGNTVVAKPAETTPDSLELLAEHAAGALGEGVLQCLPGDRRTGRLLVESAVDMIAFTGSARAGADVTVRAGTRRVSLELGGNAPAIVLPDSPADTYASLAEAATYNAGQSCAAPARVITLAENYEATVAGLAAALGSRLAGRDFGPLNNPDQAARYDRLVASSAAKRNLAAGLAADITPDAPDTRGVQGHWRPARLLADLPYNDPAITEEVFGPLLTVQQAPDTEAALAMANAVPQALAASVWTTDLTTGLDLVARLNAGEAWLNCHLVQTAELPHGGRGTSGHGTDLSILALHEYQRPKTVTVRVTR; from the coding sequence ATGAACACCCCACCCACCGAGCTGACCGAGCTGACCGACCCCCGCACCGGGCGGGCACGCGGTACGGCCCCCCTCTCGCGGGAGCCCGAGGTGGCGGGCGCCGTGGCGGGGGCGCGCGCCGCACTCCCCGGCTGGAGGGCCCTGACCCCGAAGGAGCGGGGCCGCCGACTGGACCGCCTCGCGGCCCTGATCGAGGAGCACGCGGAGCAGTACGCGGCCCGCGAGCAGGCCGGCACGGGGAAGCCCTCGGCGGAGACGGCGGGCGAGCTGGAGCAGGTGGCCGACCTGTTCCGCTTCTACGCGACGGCCGCGCGCACCCGGACCGCCCCGGCCTCGGGGCAGCTGGTGCCGGGCCACGAAAGCTGGGTCCGCTGGGAGCCGATCGGCGTGGTCGGGGCGATCGTGCCGTGGAACTACCCGCTGCTGATGGCCGCCTGGCGCTGCGCACCGGCCCTCGCCGCGGGGAACACGGTGGTGGCGAAGCCCGCGGAGACGACCCCCGACAGCCTGGAACTGCTCGCGGAGCACGCGGCGGGGGCCCTGGGCGAGGGGGTGCTCCAGTGCCTACCTGGTGACCGGCGCACCGGCCGCCTGCTCGTGGAGTCCGCGGTGGACATGATCGCGTTCACCGGCAGCGCCCGGGCTGGAGCCGACGTGACCGTACGCGCGGGCACCCGCCGCGTCAGCCTGGAACTGGGCGGCAACGCACCGGCGATCGTCCTCCCGGACTCCCCGGCCGACACCTACGCGTCCCTCGCGGAGGCCGCCACGTACAACGCGGGCCAGAGCTGCGCCGCCCCGGCTCGGGTGATCACCCTCGCCGAGAACTACGAGGCCACCGTTGCCGGGCTTGCGGCAGCGCTGGGTTCTCGGCTGGCCGGCCGCGACTTCGGCCCGCTGAACAATCCGGACCAGGCGGCCCGTTACGACCGCCTGGTCGCCTCGTCCGCGGCCAAGCGCAACCTCGCGGCCGGCCTCGCGGCCGACATCACCCCCGACGCCCCCGACACCCGTGGGGTGCAAGGACATTGGCGCCCGGCACGCCTGCTCGCCGATCTCCCGTACAACGATCCGGCGATCACCGAGGAGGTGTTCGGTCCCCTCCTCACCGTGCAGCAGGCACCGGACACGGAGGCGGCCCTGGCCATGGCGAACGCCGTTCCGCAGGCGCTCGCCGCCAGCGTGTGGACCACCGACCTGACCACCGGCCTCGATCTGGTCGCCCGCCTGAACGCGGGCGAGGCATGGCTCAACTGCCATCTGGTCCAGACGGCCGAACTCCCCCATGGAGGGCGCGGGACGTCCGGCCACGGCACCGACCTGAGCATCCTCGCCCTGCACGAGTACCAACGGCCGAAGACGGTGACCGTACGGGTGACCCGGTAA
- a CDS encoding VOC family protein has translation MASRLNPYISFAGDAKQAMEFYEQVFGGTLAVHTYGDFGSEAPPGYADKIMHGMLETPSGFTLMGADNPPGTQHEPGNNIAVSLSGDDADELRGYWEKLSGGGTVSVPLEKQMWGDVFGMCTDKFGITWMVNVNERQS, from the coding sequence GTGGCCTCTCGTCTCAATCCGTACATCAGCTTCGCCGGTGACGCGAAACAAGCCATGGAGTTCTACGAGCAGGTCTTCGGCGGCACCCTGGCCGTCCACACCTATGGCGACTTCGGCTCCGAGGCGCCCCCCGGATACGCCGACAAGATCATGCACGGCATGCTGGAGACCCCCAGCGGATTCACCCTGATGGGCGCCGACAATCCGCCCGGCACCCAGCACGAGCCCGGGAACAACATCGCGGTGAGTCTGAGCGGCGACGACGCGGACGAACTGCGCGGCTACTGGGAGAAGCTGTCCGGCGGCGGCACCGTGTCCGTCCCCCTGGAGAAGCAGATGTGGGGCGACGTGTTCGGCATGTGCACGGACAAGTTCGGCATCACGTGGATGGTCAACGTCAACGAACGGCAGAGCTGA
- a CDS encoding class I SAM-dependent methyltransferase — protein sequence MPHLEISDLITATDPHSGARLPVRRDEVIRRLHEAGDRRGARIVEALPADRQGVLDPAAVDRLMIDVHTELQRLSEELRIGERLVHVLGPLFDAIRATAVSAGGGTPLRLVDIGSGLGYVIRWLAAHGALGPDVELVGVDLDSALVGEAGRLARAEGLDCRFVHGNAFDLPEAATVYVSTGVLHHFRGPDLAEFFRAQAASPALAFCHFDIAATRLAPVGAWVFHRARMRHPLGRHDGVASARRAHTDETLLHAAAAPGMRPLLYEPRGLANPFCTTLRPVLGVRPELEAPLRRAMGRAARRLVGPEQLGGAPR from the coding sequence GTGCCCCACCTTGAGATATCGGACCTGATCACCGCCACGGACCCGCACAGCGGCGCTCGCCTGCCCGTGCGCCGGGACGAGGTGATCCGCCGACTCCACGAGGCCGGTGACCGGCGCGGCGCCCGCATAGTCGAGGCGCTGCCCGCCGACCGGCAGGGCGTGCTCGACCCGGCGGCCGTTGACCGCCTGATGATCGACGTGCACACCGAGCTGCAGCGGCTCAGCGAGGAACTGCGCATCGGCGAGCGGCTCGTCCACGTGCTCGGCCCGCTGTTCGACGCCATCCGCGCGACGGCCGTGTCCGCGGGCGGCGGGACGCCGCTGCGCCTGGTCGACATCGGTTCCGGTCTCGGTTACGTCATCCGCTGGCTCGCCGCCCACGGCGCGCTCGGACCGGACGTCGAGCTCGTGGGCGTCGACCTGGACTCCGCGCTCGTCGGCGAGGCCGGCCGGCTGGCCCGGGCCGAGGGCCTGGACTGTCGCTTCGTCCACGGGAACGCCTTCGATCTTCCCGAAGCCGCCACCGTGTACGTGTCCACGGGCGTGCTGCACCATTTCCGGGGCCCCGACCTCGCGGAGTTCTTCCGGGCCCAGGCCGCCTCGCCCGCGCTCGCCTTCTGCCACTTCGACATCGCCGCCACCCGGCTCGCGCCCGTCGGGGCCTGGGTGTTCCACCGGGCGCGGATGCGACATCCTCTCGGCCGCCACGACGGGGTCGCCTCGGCCCGTCGGGCCCACACCGACGAGACGCTGCTGCACGCGGCGGCGGCGCCGGGCATGCGGCCGCTGCTGTACGAGCCCCGGGGGCTGGCGAACCCGTTCTGCACCACCCTGCGGCCGGTCCTCGGCGTCCGCCCCGAACTGGAGGCTCCCCTGCGCCGGGCGATGGGCCGCGCCGCGCGCCGGCTCGTGGGCCCCGAGCAGCTCGGCGGGGCGCCGCGATGA
- a CDS encoding alpha/beta fold hydrolase — protein MFKVVSSDGTAIACERHGDAGPALILVGGTLMTRVRHAPLASLLAGDFSVINYDRRGRGDSGDSTVYDVQREVDDLDALIERVGGPVLLFGMSSGAVLALEAVARGSAVSAVALYEPPFIVDQTRPPLPADYVDHMKAIVARGDVTEALTHFLTVGLAMPDEAIAQMRHTPVWAAWEAAAPTLPYDGQLMAGTMSGRPLPTDRWRSVKVPVLVGYGSAGETYMANGAKELAAHGDNYTLHAFPGQNHSVDPHALAPVLTTFFTAVR, from the coding sequence ATGTTCAAGGTGGTCTCATCAGACGGCACGGCAATCGCCTGTGAGCGGCACGGCGACGCGGGTCCGGCGCTGATTCTCGTCGGCGGCACCTTGATGACCCGGGTCCGGCACGCACCGCTCGCCTCGCTGCTGGCAGGTGACTTCAGCGTCATCAACTACGACCGCAGGGGTCGCGGTGACAGCGGTGACAGCACCGTCTACGACGTTCAGCGCGAGGTCGACGACCTGGACGCGCTGATCGAGCGGGTGGGCGGGCCGGTGCTGCTCTTCGGGATGTCCTCCGGAGCCGTCCTGGCCCTGGAGGCCGTGGCCAGGGGTAGCGCGGTGTCCGCCGTGGCCCTGTACGAACCGCCGTTCATCGTCGACCAGACCCGCCCACCGCTGCCCGCCGACTACGTCGACCACATGAAGGCGATCGTCGCTCGGGGGGATGTAACCGAGGCCCTTACCCACTTCCTGACCGTGGGCCTGGCCATGCCGGACGAAGCCATCGCCCAGATGCGGCATACCCCAGTCTGGGCTGCGTGGGAGGCCGCCGCCCCGACCCTGCCCTACGACGGTCAGCTGATGGCCGGCACCATGTCCGGCCGGCCGCTGCCCACCGACCGCTGGCGGTCCGTGAAGGTGCCCGTGCTCGTCGGCTACGGCAGCGCGGGCGAGACGTACATGGCCAACGGGGCGAAGGAACTCGCCGCCCACGGGGACAACTACACCCTGCACGCCTTCCCTGGCCAGAACCACAGCGTCGACCCACACGCCCTCGCGCCTGTGCTGACCACGTTCTTCACGGCGGTGCGATAG